The following are encoded together in the Pectobacterium wasabiae CFBP 3304 genome:
- the eno gene encoding phosphopyruvate hydratase — MSKIVKVIGREIIDSRGNPTVEAEVHLEGGFVGLAAAPSGASTGSREALELRDGDKSRFLGKGVTKAVAAVNGPIAQAVLGKDAKDQANIDKIMIDLDGTENKSKFGANAILAVSLAAAKAAAASKGLPLYAHIAELNGTPGKYSMPLPMMNIINGGEHADNNVDIQEFMIQPVGAKTLKEAIRMGSEVFHTLAKVLKSKGMGTAVGDEGGYAPNLGSNAEALAVIAEAVKAAGYELGKDITLAMDCAASEFYKDGKYVLAGEGNKAFTSEEFTHFLEDLTKQYPIVSIEDGLDESDWAGFAYQTKVLGDKIQLVGDDLFVTNTKILKEGIDKGIANSILIKFNQIGSLTETLAAIKMAKDAGYTAVISHRSGETEDATIADLAVGTAAGQIKTGSMSRSDRVAKYNQLIRIEEALGDSAPFNGLKEVKGQ; from the coding sequence ATGTCCAAAATTGTTAAAGTCATCGGCCGTGAAATCATCGACTCACGCGGAAACCCAACTGTTGAAGCTGAAGTTCATCTGGAAGGGGGTTTTGTAGGTCTGGCTGCTGCGCCATCAGGGGCTTCTACTGGCTCTCGCGAAGCGCTGGAACTGCGTGACGGTGACAAATCCCGTTTTCTGGGCAAAGGCGTAACGAAAGCCGTTGCTGCGGTTAACGGCCCGATTGCTCAGGCTGTACTGGGTAAAGACGCGAAAGATCAGGCGAACATCGATAAGATCATGATCGACCTGGACGGTACTGAGAACAAATCCAAGTTCGGTGCTAACGCCATTCTGGCCGTTTCTCTGGCTGCTGCTAAAGCTGCTGCCGCGTCAAAAGGCCTGCCGCTGTATGCTCACATCGCTGAGCTGAACGGCACCCCAGGTAAATATTCTATGCCTCTGCCAATGATGAACATCATCAACGGTGGCGAGCACGCGGATAACAACGTTGATATCCAAGAGTTCATGATTCAGCCTGTTGGCGCGAAAACCCTGAAAGAAGCCATCCGTATGGGTTCTGAAGTGTTCCACACCCTGGCTAAAGTTCTGAAATCTAAAGGTATGGGCACTGCTGTTGGTGACGAAGGCGGCTATGCGCCAAACCTGGGTTCCAACGCCGAAGCGCTGGCTGTTATCGCAGAAGCGGTAAAAGCAGCAGGCTACGAGCTGGGCAAAGACATCACGTTGGCGATGGACTGTGCAGCGTCTGAATTCTACAAAGACGGTAAATATGTTCTGGCTGGCGAAGGCAACAAAGCGTTCACCTCTGAAGAATTCACTCACTTCCTGGAAGATCTGACCAAACAGTACCCGATCGTGTCTATCGAAGACGGTCTGGACGAATCTGATTGGGCTGGCTTCGCTTACCAGACTAAAGTTCTGGGCGACAAAATCCAGTTGGTTGGTGACGATCTGTTCGTAACCAACACCAAGATCCTGAAAGAAGGCATCGATAAAGGCATCGCTAACTCTATCCTGATCAAATTCAACCAGATCGGTTCTCTGACCGAAACACTGGCTGCAATTAAAATGGCGAAAGATGCAGGCTACACGGCTGTTATCTCTCACCGTTCAGGTGAAACTGAAGATGCTACTATCGCTGACCTGGCTGTCGGTACTGCAGCGGGCCAGATCAAAACCGGTTCTATGAGCCGTTCTGATCGTGTTGCTAAATACAACCAGCTGATCCGTATCGAAGAAGCACTGGGCGACTCTGCGCCGTTCAACGGTCTGAAAGAAGTTAAAGGCCAGTAA
- a CDS encoding ABC transporter substrate-binding protein has translation MLKHYLITRYRTLLLNALMLLAVGFSGVHWVQAEAPEPAQRTIHYYGDRTVTVPATVERVATSWNAQNSILAMLGYGDRIVGTTKLVRDMPLFRQFVPSITQASLVSQSGNMGINTEALIARRAQVFFVSESVLVAEAEALNKAGIAIVPLRYNSLAAMVERTLITGEVLGPDASRRAQDFAAYYQDNVRRVTEVVQRIPPQQRVKVYHSVGDPLTTSGRPSLNQDWMDLGGAINVAEPWFSRSGVTTAPVSLEQIFQADPDVIITMRAGDAKAIRQDAQWQQLRAVKQGRVYANPLGMFWWCRETSEQALQFLWLAKTLYPQQMQHIDMAKETHDFYLRFYGIDLTALQVESILSPR, from the coding sequence ATGTTGAAACATTACCTTATTACGCGGTATCGCACGCTTCTGCTTAATGCGCTCATGCTGTTGGCGGTGGGTTTCTCTGGTGTGCATTGGGTTCAGGCGGAAGCGCCTGAACCCGCGCAGCGGACGATTCACTATTACGGCGATCGCACGGTGACGGTGCCCGCGACGGTTGAGCGGGTTGCTACCTCGTGGAATGCGCAAAACTCGATACTGGCTATGCTGGGCTATGGCGATCGTATTGTCGGGACGACGAAGCTCGTGCGCGATATGCCGCTGTTCCGTCAGTTTGTGCCATCCATTACGCAGGCTTCGCTGGTTTCTCAAAGCGGAAACATGGGAATTAATACCGAAGCATTGATTGCACGTCGTGCTCAGGTCTTTTTCGTGTCGGAAAGTGTGCTGGTTGCTGAAGCTGAGGCGCTGAATAAAGCGGGGATCGCTATTGTGCCGCTCCGCTATAACTCGCTGGCGGCGATGGTGGAACGCACGTTGATTACCGGTGAGGTCCTGGGGCCGGATGCATCGCGTCGGGCGCAGGATTTTGCTGCCTACTATCAGGATAACGTCAGGCGTGTGACGGAAGTTGTTCAGCGCATTCCGCCACAGCAGCGTGTAAAAGTCTACCATTCGGTTGGCGATCCGTTAACCACATCGGGACGTCCTTCATTGAATCAGGACTGGATGGATCTGGGCGGCGCGATCAACGTGGCGGAACCGTGGTTTAGCCGTTCTGGTGTGACAACCGCACCGGTTTCACTTGAGCAGATTTTTCAGGCCGATCCCGATGTGATTATTACGATGCGTGCTGGGGATGCGAAGGCGATTCGTCAGGATGCGCAGTGGCAGCAGCTAAGGGCGGTAAAACAGGGGCGCGTTTATGCGAATCCGCTAGGGATGTTCTGGTGGTGTCGGGAAACCTCGGAGCAGGCGCTGCAATTTCTGTGGCTGGCAAAAACGCTGTACCCACAGCAGATGCAGCACATCGATATGGCAAAAGAGACGCATGATTTTTATCTGCGTTTTTACGGCATTGATTTAACCGCGCTGCAGGTTGAGTCAATTTTGTCGCCACGCTGA
- a CDS encoding TonB-dependent receptor — protein MKARKNNRKKAQWLLPVLMVVVPPVLSAEPATIKDSEKAKAADVMVVKADRSETNANLAGAGMTTDDVEIGPLGKRSRLDTPYSTTTVTEAMINNQQAKNVNDLLKYSASSQMQARGGIDVGRPQSRGMQGNVLANSRLDGLNIISTTAFPVEMLERLDVINSLTGALYGPASPAGQFNFTQKRPTAQTLNRFTVGYSGKGAAMGHADLGGHLGDENQFGYRINLLQDEGEGSISNSTLRRQLASVALDWNLSPNTVLEVNASEYRFRKMGYASGFSYDNVTQLPSAPDVTKQGYGQSFAGLDLITKTASTRLKHYFNNNWYASGGVGYQTADRGMRSLGHAIQKDGTVTSKLNQPYSAGRFKVLSNTLQLNGHIDTNGPSHDVVFSTTGYQWTRYASPGDPKSYPLGSSAFDAPRTYTDPSDGRFYVGSGYSKSGRDSQQAITVGDTITFNDRWSAMGVVSQSWITSRSFGAKGSVERDTGTSPTVSLMYKPLPNVMTYVAYADSLEQGEGAPEKDSGKLVINAGQSLKPYRSTQYEAGVKSQWDGLNLNAAIFRLERPFAYVDPSDNVFKEQGNQVNTGLELMADGEVLSGLHLYSSMTLLDPKLKDTKLAATRNKRVLGVPKFQANLLTEYSHPSAPNLVYMANLHYTGKRAANDTNTTWADSYVTLDLGTRYGFKLYDKPAAFRVVLNNVTNERYWSSIFGGTDGANGGANAFAGEPREIRATLTVDW, from the coding sequence ATGAAAGCCCGAAAAAATAATAGAAAAAAAGCACAGTGGTTATTGCCAGTATTAATGGTGGTTGTTCCACCGGTATTAAGCGCCGAACCGGCAACGATCAAAGATAGCGAAAAGGCAAAAGCGGCTGACGTGATGGTCGTCAAGGCCGATCGCAGTGAGACGAATGCGAATCTGGCTGGCGCAGGTATGACGACCGATGATGTGGAGATCGGGCCGCTGGGGAAACGTTCACGGCTGGATACGCCGTATTCGACCACGACCGTAACGGAAGCCATGATTAACAATCAGCAGGCAAAAAATGTTAACGATCTCCTGAAATATAGCGCATCCAGCCAGATGCAGGCGCGGGGTGGCATTGACGTAGGTCGTCCGCAAAGTCGCGGCATGCAAGGAAACGTGCTGGCGAATAGCCGATTGGATGGATTAAACATTATTTCTACCACCGCCTTTCCGGTTGAGATGCTGGAGCGACTGGATGTGATTAACAGCCTCACTGGCGCACTGTATGGGCCTGCCAGCCCAGCCGGACAGTTTAATTTCACGCAGAAAAGGCCAACGGCGCAGACGTTAAACCGCTTTACCGTAGGCTATTCCGGTAAAGGTGCGGCGATGGGACACGCCGATCTGGGTGGGCATCTGGGAGACGAAAACCAGTTCGGCTATCGTATCAACCTGCTACAGGATGAAGGCGAAGGAAGTATCAGCAACAGTACGCTGAGGCGGCAACTAGCCAGCGTGGCGCTTGACTGGAACCTCTCGCCCAATACGGTGTTGGAAGTTAACGCCAGCGAGTACCGCTTCCGCAAAATGGGCTATGCCAGTGGTTTTTCCTATGACAATGTAACCCAATTACCCAGTGCACCGGATGTGACGAAGCAGGGATACGGACAGAGCTTTGCGGGGCTCGATCTGATAACCAAAACGGCCAGCACACGCCTTAAACACTATTTCAATAATAACTGGTATGCCTCGGGCGGAGTGGGCTATCAAACCGCCGATCGTGGTATGCGTTCGTTAGGGCACGCGATTCAAAAAGACGGAACGGTTACATCTAAATTGAACCAGCCATACTCTGCGGGACGCTTTAAGGTATTGAGCAATACGCTACAACTGAACGGCCACATTGATACAAACGGGCCTTCGCATGATGTGGTATTTAGCACCACGGGATATCAGTGGACGAGGTATGCCTCTCCGGGGGATCCGAAATCCTATCCGTTAGGTTCCAGTGCGTTCGATGCGCCACGCACTTACACCGACCCTAGTGACGGGCGCTTTTATGTCGGTTCTGGTTACTCTAAATCCGGCCGTGACAGCCAGCAGGCGATCACCGTTGGTGATACCATCACGTTCAACGATCGTTGGTCAGCGATGGGCGTGGTGAGCCAAAGCTGGATTACTTCGCGCAGTTTTGGCGCAAAGGGTAGTGTAGAGCGTGATACTGGCACCAGCCCAACGGTGTCGTTGATGTATAAACCCTTGCCTAATGTGATGACCTATGTCGCCTATGCGGATTCACTGGAGCAAGGTGAAGGTGCGCCTGAGAAGGATTCAGGCAAGCTGGTGATAAATGCAGGGCAGTCGCTGAAGCCTTACCGCAGTACCCAATATGAAGCAGGGGTGAAATCACAGTGGGATGGGCTGAATCTGAACGCGGCCATTTTCCGTTTGGAACGACCTTTCGCCTATGTTGATCCTTCCGATAACGTTTTCAAGGAGCAAGGTAATCAGGTTAACACGGGGCTGGAGTTGATGGCAGATGGTGAAGTGCTTTCCGGCTTGCATCTCTATAGCAGCATGACCCTACTTGATCCCAAGTTGAAAGACACCAAGTTAGCTGCAACGCGTAATAAACGAGTGCTTGGTGTGCCGAAGTTTCAGGCCAATTTGTTGACGGAATATAGCCATCCATCCGCGCCTAATCTGGTCTATATGGCGAATCTCCATTACACCGGTAAACGCGCAGCTAATGACACTAACACAACGTGGGCAGACAGCTACGTCACGCTGGATTTGGGCACGCGCTACGGCTTTAAACTGTACGATAAGCCAGCAGCGTTTCGTGTTGTGCTCAATAACGTCACCAATGAACGCTACTGGAGTTCGATCTTTGGCGGTACAGATGGTGCAAACGGTGGTGCCAATGCGTTCGCTGGTGAACCACGTGAAATCCGCGCTACTCTGACGGTTGACTGGTGA
- a CDS encoding type VI immunity family protein: MQHPDYIAQLEQHAPEFTFTDNNDVVVTRLGLSITLFFKQGYTLEKRQKILACFQRFRDEFGTHLRFHAHEFSGMKKYTPENIARVEASIINKGVYDYGGWDISDAKNKDEAPNCLISYIDSGDDDDDKNAYLSLVLPWFYLKDGQGMARFNDWLTYLCQQLEPDSGDCGHCLNLPQDYDDYCPVEYELARRYPPLQVNANAFAAKRHYTNSTRGVNWITVLSSRYITRLGGEDWVRRILSQTPDISVEPYTGGLLLRAGLYPDLTPLTAGLSPQYLAVNQLLRPIRVQPKAGHSLHFYGVNQFDGQSTREWYARYDQGPLSITPLKSGTPARVSGYWTTPSQPRTMRFIAQGELAPSLSATEATLWHLDHEAETLGDVPGSPS; encoded by the coding sequence ATGCAACACCCTGACTATATCGCTCAACTGGAGCAGCACGCGCCCGAGTTTACCTTTACCGACAACAACGACGTGGTCGTCACCCGTCTGGGACTGTCCATTACCCTGTTTTTTAAACAGGGCTACACCCTGGAAAAACGCCAGAAAATACTCGCCTGTTTCCAGCGTTTTCGTGACGAGTTCGGCACCCACTTACGCTTCCATGCCCACGAGTTCAGCGGCATGAAAAAATACACCCCGGAGAATATTGCCCGGGTGGAAGCCAGTATTATCAACAAGGGCGTCTACGACTACGGCGGCTGGGATATCAGCGATGCCAAAAACAAGGATGAGGCTCCCAATTGCCTAATTAGCTATATCGACTCAGGTGATGACGATGATGATAAGAACGCTTATCTCAGTCTGGTTCTGCCCTGGTTTTACCTGAAAGACGGGCAGGGTATGGCGCGTTTTAACGACTGGCTGACCTATCTGTGCCAGCAACTGGAGCCCGACAGCGGGGACTGCGGTCACTGCCTGAATTTGCCGCAAGATTACGATGACTACTGCCCCGTTGAATACGAACTGGCCAGACGCTATCCCCCACTCCAGGTCAATGCCAACGCCTTTGCGGCCAAAAGGCATTACACCAACAGCACCCGCGGCGTGAACTGGATCACCGTATTAAGCTCCCGCTATATCACCCGACTGGGCGGGGAAGACTGGGTACGGCGCATTCTTTCCCAAACCCCGGACATCAGCGTTGAGCCCTATACCGGCGGGTTGCTGCTGCGCGCCGGGCTCTACCCGGATTTAACCCCGCTGACCGCGGGCTTGTCGCCCCAGTACCTCGCCGTCAACCAGTTGCTCCGCCCGATACGCGTCCAGCCCAAGGCCGGGCATTCCCTGCATTTTTATGGTGTTAATCAGTTCGATGGGCAATCCACCCGCGAATGGTACGCCCGCTATGACCAGGGGCCACTGTCCATTACCCCACTCAAGTCCGGCACCCCGGCGCGGGTCAGCGGCTACTGGACCACCCCGTCACAGCCCCGCACGATGCGCTTTATCGCGCAGGGTGAACTAGCCCCCTCCCTTTCCGCCACCGAAGCCACCCTGTGGCATTTAGACCATGAAGCCGAGACGCTTGGTGATGTTCCGGGGTCGCCGTCATGA
- a CDS encoding type VI immunity family protein, whose translation MEHPDYIAQLAQHAPEFTFTDNNDVVVTRLGLSITLFFKQGYTLEKRQKILACFQRFRDEFGTHLRFHAHEFNGMKKYTPENIARVEASIINKGVYDYGGWYVSDAKNMGEAPNVIMRYLDSGDDDDDDNAYLSLVLPWFYLKDAQGMARFTDWLTYLCQQLEPDSGDCGHCLNLPQDFDDYCPVEYELARRYPPLQVNANVFADAAQYNNSTRGVNWITVLSSRYITRLGGEGWVRRVLSQTPDISVEPYPGGLLLRAGRYPDLTPLTAGLSPQYLAVNQLLRPIRVQPKAGHSLHSYGINQFDEQSTHEWYARYDQGPLSITPLKSGTPARVSGYWTTPSQSHTMRFIAQGELAPALSATEATLWHLDHQAETLGDVPGSPS comes from the coding sequence ATGGAACACCCTGACTATATCGCTCAACTGGCGCAGCACGCGCCCGAGTTTACCTTTACCGACAACAACGACGTGGTCGTCACCCGTCTGGGGCTGTCCATTACCCTGTTTTTTAAACAGGGCTACACCCTGGAAAAACGCCAGAAAATACTCGCCTGTTTCCAGCGCTTTCGTGACGAGTTCGGCACCCACTTACGCTTCCATGCCCACGAGTTCAACGGCATGAAAAAATACACCCCGGAGAATATTGCCCGGGTGGAAGCCAGTATTATCAACAAGGGTGTCTACGACTACGGCGGCTGGTATGTCAGCGATGCCAAAAACATGGGCGAGGCGCCCAACGTCATTATGCGCTACCTGGATTCGGGTGATGACGATGATGATGATAATGCTTATCTCAGCCTGGTTCTGCCCTGGTTTTACCTGAAAGACGCACAGGGCATGGCGCGTTTTACCGACTGGCTGACCTATTTGTGCCAGCAACTGGAGCCCGACAGCGGAGACTGCGGCCACTGCCTCAACCTGCCACAAGATTTTGATGACTATTGCCCCGTTGAATATGAGCTGGCCAGACGCTATCCCCCACTCCAGGTCAATGCCAACGTCTTTGCTGATGCAGCGCAATACAACAATAGTACCCGCGGCGTGAACTGGATCACCGTATTAAGCTCCCGCTATATCACCCGACTGGGCGGGGAAGGCTGGGTACGGCGCGTCCTTTCCCAAACCCCGGACATCAGCGTTGAGCCCTATCCCGGCGGGTTGCTGCTGCGCGCCGGCCGCTACCCGGATTTAACCCCGCTAACCGCCGGCTTATCGCCCCAGTACCTCGCCGTCAACCAGTTACTCCGCCCGATACGCGTCCAGCCCAAGGCCGGGCATTCCCTGCATTCTTACGGCATCAACCAGTTCGATGAGCAATCCACCCACGAATGGTACGCCCGCTATGACCAGGGGCCGTTGTCCATTACCCCGCTCAAGTCCGGCACCCCGGCGCGGGTCAGCGGCTACTGGACCACCCCGTCACAGTCCCACACGATGCGCTTCATCGCGCAGGGCGAACTTGCCCCCGCCCTTTCTGCCACCGAAGCCACCCTGTGGCATTTAGACCATCAAGCCGAGACGCTCGGCGATGTTCCGGGGTCGCCGTCATGA
- a CDS encoding MFS transporter: MKTRKIGLANYLAYGSGDFLGAGTTALTAAWLLYFYTTFCGLTPIEATFIFAMARVLDAVVSPLMGFLTDNFGSTWLGKRFGRRKFFILLGIPFVFSYSFMWVGDMSYWYYLLTYLLFDVVYTMVLVPYETLVPEMTDDFKQKTKFSGARIALAQLSAILAAFLPGILLGYFGKDNAVSFFYSSLVFSVICALVLTLVYFFTWERPRDEMSEASLRAEKERQSLTLGQSLKRLNVELVSTLRIRIFRQHLGMYLGGYIAQDVFNAVFTYYVVFVLMQSPTMASNLMGTMAILQFIAVIGMIPLCIRFGPAPSYRLVVCLFGLSALSYAVLWYSGLHDTFSLLLLISALAGIGRGGINYVPWNTYTYIADVDEVITAQRREGIFAGIMTLTRKASQAGAVMLVGIVLQLSGFVSGQSVQAPGVSHTILMILSFGTVGVLVLGFLVSLRFKLNLQTHSVLREETLKMREAGRPVPEKITPQARATVEMLAGMPYESLWGNNNIGYLNRHKGDKPVTHATQS; the protein is encoded by the coding sequence ATGAAAACACGTAAGATCGGTTTGGCTAACTATTTAGCCTACGGTTCAGGGGACTTTCTTGGTGCGGGTACAACCGCGCTGACGGCCGCTTGGTTACTCTATTTTTACACCACGTTCTGTGGCTTAACGCCGATTGAGGCAACGTTTATTTTTGCGATGGCGCGTGTGCTCGATGCCGTCGTCAGCCCGCTGATGGGTTTCCTGACCGATAACTTCGGTTCAACCTGGCTAGGCAAACGCTTTGGCCGGCGTAAATTCTTTATTCTGCTCGGAATTCCCTTCGTGTTTAGCTACAGCTTCATGTGGGTGGGGGATATGAGCTATTGGTACTATCTGCTGACCTACCTGCTGTTTGATGTCGTGTACACCATGGTGCTGGTGCCGTATGAAACGCTGGTGCCAGAAATGACCGACGATTTCAAACAGAAAACCAAGTTCTCCGGCGCACGTATCGCGCTGGCGCAGCTTTCCGCGATTTTAGCTGCCTTCCTGCCGGGCATCCTGCTGGGCTACTTTGGCAAAGACAATGCGGTATCCTTCTTCTATTCGAGTCTGGTGTTCTCCGTTATCTGTGCGCTGGTTCTGACGTTGGTCTATTTCTTTACCTGGGAGCGACCACGCGATGAGATGTCGGAAGCGTCGCTACGAGCAGAGAAAGAGCGCCAGTCTCTGACGCTGGGCCAAAGCCTGAAACGCCTGAACGTTGAACTGGTTTCCACGCTGCGTATTCGCATTTTCCGCCAGCATCTCGGTATGTATCTGGGCGGGTATATCGCGCAGGATGTGTTCAACGCGGTGTTTACCTACTACGTGGTCTTTGTGCTGATGCAAAGCCCGACGATGGCCTCTAACCTGATGGGAACGATGGCAATTCTGCAATTCATCGCAGTGATCGGCATGATTCCGTTGTGTATTCGCTTTGGGCCAGCGCCGTCTTACCGTCTGGTCGTGTGCCTGTTTGGCCTGAGTGCGCTCTCCTACGCCGTTCTGTGGTACAGCGGCCTGCATGACACCTTCTCTCTGTTACTGCTGATCTCTGCGCTGGCGGGCATCGGACGCGGCGGGATCAACTACGTGCCGTGGAACACCTACACGTATATTGCGGATGTGGATGAAGTGATTACCGCGCAGCGTCGTGAAGGGATCTTCGCTGGGATTATGACGCTGACCCGCAAAGCCTCTCAGGCTGGTGCGGTGATGCTGGTGGGGATTGTGTTGCAACTATCTGGTTTCGTGTCTGGGCAAAGCGTACAAGCGCCGGGCGTCAGTCACACGATTTTGATGATTTTGAGCTTCGGCACCGTGGGTGTGCTGGTGTTGGGCTTCCTGGTCTCTCTCCGCTTTAAACTCAACCTGCAAACGCACAGCGTGCTGCGCGAGGAAACGCTGAAAATGCGTGAGGCTGGGCGTCCTGTGCCAGAGAAGATTACCCCGCAGGCGCGGGCCACGGTCGAAATGCTGGCGGGTATGCCGTATGAATCGCTGTGGGGCAACAATAATATCGGCTACCTGAACCGCCATAAAGGTGACAAGCCGGTAACGCACGCCACGCAGTCGTAA
- a CDS encoding PAAR domain-containing protein — translation MRTVIQGKKVILVGDTTTTGGKVLSGSPLANQTQSIARKGDPVFCPVCKVTGTISEGSTLANIAGVAIALEGHKVACGCPNGCTLVALA, via the coding sequence ATGAGAACGGTGATACAAGGAAAGAAAGTGATTCTGGTGGGCGACACCACCACCACAGGCGGTAAAGTGCTCAGTGGTTCCCCTTTGGCTAATCAAACTCAGTCAATAGCACGCAAAGGAGACCCCGTGTTTTGCCCAGTTTGTAAGGTAACCGGAACGATTAGCGAAGGAAGTACGCTTGCCAATATAGCAGGCGTTGCCATCGCACTTGAAGGACATAAGGTTGCCTGCGGGTGCCCTAACGGTTGTACGTTAGTCGCCTTGGCATAA
- the bglB gene encoding beta-galactosidase BglB, whose protein sequence is MTVFSVKHSPLLRQPERFISREDLKALICRITDNLVNIEDKTGEFLLRLDDGRVIDTKGWAGWEWTHGIGLYGIYQYYQQTGDEQMRAIIDDWFTERLAEGTPTKNVNTVCPFLTLAYRYEETGDARWLPYLERWAEWVMYEMPRTDKQGLQHIVYNNENHQQLWDDTLMMSVLPLAKIGKLLNRPEFVEEATYQFLLHVQYLMDRESGLWFHGWTFEGQHNYAKARWARGNSWLTIVIPEFIELLDLPEHNATRRFLLQVLESQIEALAKYQDDSGLWHTLIDDPNSYLESSATAGFAYGILKAVRKRYVDPSYAEVAEKAIRGVINHVNQDGELTQVSFGTAMGNDLDFYRNIALTSMPYGQAMAILCLAEYLRVYL, encoded by the coding sequence ATGACCGTATTCAGTGTAAAACATAGCCCGCTTTTACGTCAGCCGGAACGTTTCATCTCCCGTGAGGATCTGAAAGCGCTGATTTGCCGTATCACCGACAACCTGGTGAATATCGAGGATAAAACCGGTGAGTTCTTGTTGCGGCTGGACGATGGTCGTGTGATTGATACCAAAGGCTGGGCGGGGTGGGAATGGACGCACGGCATCGGGCTGTACGGGATCTATCAGTATTACCAGCAGACGGGTGACGAGCAGATGCGTGCCATCATTGATGACTGGTTTACTGAGCGTCTGGCGGAAGGCACGCCGACGAAGAACGTGAACACCGTGTGCCCGTTCCTGACGCTGGCTTATCGCTATGAGGAAACGGGCGATGCCCGCTGGCTGCCGTATCTGGAGCGTTGGGCGGAGTGGGTGATGTATGAAATGCCGCGCACGGATAAGCAGGGCTTGCAGCACATTGTTTATAACAATGAAAACCACCAGCAACTGTGGGACGACACGCTGATGATGAGCGTGCTGCCGCTGGCGAAAATAGGCAAGCTGTTAAACCGACCAGAGTTTGTAGAAGAAGCGACGTATCAGTTCCTGCTGCATGTGCAATACCTGATGGATCGTGAAAGCGGCCTGTGGTTTCACGGCTGGACGTTTGAAGGGCAGCATAACTACGCCAAAGCCCGCTGGGCACGTGGCAATAGCTGGCTGACTATCGTTATTCCTGAATTTATCGAACTGCTGGATCTGCCGGAACACAACGCGACGCGCCGCTTCCTGCTGCAGGTGTTGGAAAGCCAAATTGAAGCATTGGCAAAATATCAGGATGACAGCGGCCTGTGGCACACGCTGATCGACGATCCAAATTCGTACCTCGAAAGCTCCGCAACCGCCGGCTTTGCCTACGGTATTTTGAAAGCGGTGCGTAAGCGTTATGTCGATCCAAGCTACGCTGAGGTTGCGGAGAAAGCGATTCGCGGTGTGATTAATCACGTTAATCAAGACGGTGAGCTGACGCAGGTGTCATTCGGCACCGCGATGGGTAACGATCTGGATTTCTACCGCAATATCGCGCTGACCTCTATGCCTTATGGTCAGGCGATGGCGATCCTGTGTCTGGCTGAATATCTGCGAGTTTATCTATAA